The Clostridium aceticum genomic interval GAAGGTAATGGAGGAGTTTATGAGAATTAGAGAAAAACATCATACATCTATGATTTTTGTCTCCCATGATTTAGGCGTAGTATCAAAAATAGCGGATCATCTTCTAGTGATGAAGGAGGGGGAAATTGTAGAAGCAGGAGAAACACAGCATGTGTTAAATCGTCCAAGCAATGAATATACCAAGTATTTAATCGATACAAGAAATGCTTTGGTGGAGAAGTTTTATCAGGTGGTAGGATAGGGGGAAGGTTTGTGTTATTAGAAGTAGAAAATATCGATAAAAGCTATAAAAAATCTTTTGGTATCATGAAAAAAGAAAAACTTCAAGTTTTAAAGGATGTGTCCCTATGCCTTTACGAGGGAGAGTGTCTTGGGATTATTGGAGAAAGCGGCAGTGGAAAAAGCACCTTAGGTAGGTTAATGATCGGTGTTGAAAAGGCAGATGCTGGCAGCATACGAATAGATGGCACAGAGATCAATAAAACTACTGATAAATCTATAAAAGAAAAGGTAAGTGTTGTTTTTCAGGACTATAGTTCTTCTGTGAACCCGAGGTTTAAAATTATAGATATTCTTTGGGAACCGATAAAAGTGTTTGAGGGGTTAAGCCAAAAAGACAGCTTGAATAAAATAATAGGTTTGTTAGAAAAAGTAGGTTTATCAAAGGAATACTTATACCGTTATCCCCACCAGCTTAGCGGGGGACAGTTACAGAGGGTTTGTATTGCTAGAGCCATTGCCACCAATCCAAAGTTTATCCTGCTGGATGAGGCCATAAGTTCTTTAGATGTATCGATTCAGGTGCAAATTCTAGACTTGCTGATTCAACTAAAAAAAGAGATGGGCATCTCTTATGTCTTTATTACCCATGATTTAGCAGCAGTTACCTACATATGTGATCGGGTGATATTTTTAAAAGAAGGCAAAGTTATTGAGAAGGTTGACTGTATGCATCAACTAAGCAATGTAAAAGATCCATATTCTAAGGCACTTTTGCATGCTGCTAAGGCAATGAATATTAGGGAGGAAAATTATGTATACTGGCAAATATCATAGGGGGTATGATATACTTTCTTAGAAAGAAGATCATGAATCATTAGCGTTAGCTTAAGCTATAACTTATCATCCTCAGGGGAGTAAAGCGGAGTCGAAGGATCTTAGTGTTAGTAAAATGACATTTGGAGAGGATTGTGGTAATAATTGTATTAAGTTAACGCCTATGGATCATGAATAAGACCCTTTATAAAAGTAGGAGATAGAATGAGAAAATCTATTAAAACGAAAATTATCATAGCTATACTTATTGTCTTTTCCATATTATTTTCTATATATCTTTATATTATAGATGGTCAGGTGAAGGAAAACGTCACAGTGCTGAATAGAAACCTTACAAAAGAAATTGTTGACGCTAGAGCATATCAAATATCTTATTGGCTTCAACAGAGGAAAATAGAATTAGAGATGATGTCTGATTGTATCATAAGCTTTGGCATGGATGAAGTAGAAGCTAGGGCCTATGTTGGAGCGGTATATAAGAAAAAAAGCAATGTTTATCTTGATATGGGGATTGTAAAATTTGGAGGTTATAAAATAAGCAATGATGGTATTAGAGAGTGGATCAGTCAGGAAAAATATTATAGGGATGCGTTGAAGGAAAATGCTACTTTTAAAGTAAGCGGCCCGGTAGAAAAAAATGGTGAAAACACTGTGGCCATGCTTTATAAAGTAGGTGGAGTAAATAGAGAAATTGAGTTTATCTATGCAGAGATTTCTCTTGAAAACTTGATGAGAATAGCTTCCAGAATTAATGTGTATGATGGCATTGGAGAAATCTTGATTAGTAATAATAGTATCCATACCAATGATAAAATCTTCTATCAAGATTTTATGAAGGAAAGCCCGATTATTTTCGAAACGGACATTGGAGCTGCTCGAGGCTGGTCCCTGAACTATTATATCCCTAAAAGAAATATAAATGAAATTAACCATCATATCCGTAAGTCTATATTAATTTTTGGAAGCATCCTACTGATGACTATACTAGCTTTACTCATCATCAGTTATACCTCTATTGTGAAGCCTATTGATCAGCTGAAAA includes:
- a CDS encoding sensor histidine kinase produces the protein MRKSIKTKIIIAILIVFSILFSIYLYIIDGQVKENVTVLNRNLTKEIVDARAYQISYWLQQRKIELEMMSDCIISFGMDEVEARAYVGAVYKKKSNVYLDMGIVKFGGYKISNDGIREWISQEKYYRDALKENATFKVSGPVEKNGENTVAMLYKVGGVNREIEFIYAEISLENLMRIASRINVYDGIGEILISNNSIHTNDKIFYQDFMKESPIIFETDIGAARGWSLNYYIPKRNINEINHHIRKSILIFGSILLMTILALLIISYTSIVKPIDQLKKLMKKVEEGDLSVRLKSNRQDEIGSLITSFNNMTQKLENLSYQEKEMRLKIMQEQIKPHFLYNTLDTIKWVAMEENTEEVLSLIDALSTYFRIGLSNGKTFITLDEELEHIDSYLNIQKTRYENRLTYSIHYEDALLDYRVMRVLLQPIVENAVVHGVNNRESGGKISIFITQDDSAILIKIMNNSEMPLDRLAVINHALKLDRPTETVKGYGLYSVNHRIKLEHGEEYGLELQSQKGWTTATIRIPKIRGEGKNV
- a CDS encoding ABC transporter ATP-binding protein; this encodes MLLEVENIDKSYKKSFGIMKKEKLQVLKDVSLCLYEGECLGIIGESGSGKSTLGRLMIGVEKADAGSIRIDGTEINKTTDKSIKEKVSVVFQDYSSSVNPRFKIIDILWEPIKVFEGLSQKDSLNKIIGLLEKVGLSKEYLYRYPHQLSGGQLQRVCIARAIATNPKFILLDEAISSLDVSIQVQILDLLIQLKKEMGISYVFITHDLAAVTYICDRVIFLKEGKVIEKVDCMHQLSNVKDPYSKALLHAAKAMNIREENYVYWQIS